The following coding sequences are from one Fibrobacterota bacterium window:
- a CDS encoding DNA topoisomerase III — MAAEATKTLIIAEKPSVAGDIVKALPGKFEKHEAYYESDQHVVSFAIGHLVSIATPKDMDERLKSWSLDILPIIPEKFIIAPLPKTKGQLSTLAKLLRRKDIKEIINACDAGREGELIFRYILQYVSETKPVKASIKRLWLQSMTKTAIEEGFKHLRTDVEMQNLAQAAMCRSEADWLIGINGSRALTGYKSQWGGFFLMPCGRVQTPTLSMLVRREWDREKFVPKDYWEVHGEFAAGAGTDYAGRWFDPAFRKGDDEDTAKPDKGETAKADPTKAERIWDKARAESIVAKCLGKPAQVTETQKPSSQGAPQLYDLTSLQREANARFGFSAKNTLGLAQALYERHKVLTYPRTDSRYLPNDYLAVAKGLMESLQGSDYGKFAKEALAKGYVRMDKRIFDDAKVSDHHAIIPTNVMPGELSEPERRIYQTVVQRFLAIFFPPARFLNTTRISIVEGEHFRTEGKVLEEPGWKAIYGIDKQEEAILTPLKAGAKYVAKDVTLKQDATRPPPRLNESTLLSFMESAGKYVEDEALADAMKERGLGTPATRAAIIEGLLYDKYIVREGKELVPTAKGADLMRLLSAIGIEELVSPELTGGWEFKLNRIERGLYTRPEFMKEIVDLARSIVSKIKGYDEDKDKKEAPFGNPIDGKPMYETLTRYESADGEIMIRKVLGGRQMSEAEVFELLQKRQIGPLQGFRSKAGKPFTAVLKLNEKNKVEFVFDDTASGADGQPLDISKEEPVGISPVDGTKVYETLTGYVSESALNGDKTGLKINKMILGKTLDRAIIQRLLSLERTDLIKGFQSSKTRRFFDAYLKLSKEGKISFEFPPREFKGRGKKKAVESQGDGAESPAEAAEAG, encoded by the coding sequence TTGGCTGCCGAAGCCACGAAAACCCTCATTATCGCCGAAAAACCCAGCGTGGCCGGCGATATCGTCAAAGCCCTCCCCGGTAAATTCGAGAAGCACGAAGCCTACTACGAGAGCGACCAGCACGTCGTGTCCTTCGCCATCGGCCATCTCGTTTCCATCGCCACCCCGAAGGACATGGATGAACGGCTGAAGTCCTGGTCGCTCGACATCCTTCCCATCATCCCCGAGAAGTTCATCATCGCCCCGCTGCCCAAGACCAAAGGGCAGCTTTCCACCTTGGCCAAGCTCCTCCGCCGCAAGGACATCAAAGAGATCATCAACGCCTGCGACGCCGGCCGCGAGGGCGAGCTCATCTTCCGTTATATCCTGCAATACGTTTCCGAGACCAAGCCGGTCAAGGCGTCCATCAAGCGGCTTTGGCTGCAAAGCATGACCAAGACCGCCATCGAGGAAGGCTTCAAGCACCTTCGTACCGATGTGGAAATGCAGAACCTGGCCCAGGCCGCGATGTGCCGATCCGAGGCGGATTGGCTTATAGGCATCAACGGTTCCCGCGCCCTTACCGGCTACAAATCGCAATGGGGCGGCTTCTTCCTCATGCCCTGCGGCCGCGTGCAAACCCCGACCCTTTCCATGCTGGTGCGGCGGGAATGGGACCGCGAAAAGTTCGTCCCCAAGGATTATTGGGAAGTCCACGGGGAGTTCGCCGCCGGCGCCGGCACCGACTATGCGGGGCGTTGGTTCGATCCCGCCTTCCGCAAAGGAGACGACGAAGATACCGCGAAGCCCGACAAGGGCGAAACCGCCAAAGCCGATCCGACCAAGGCCGAACGCATCTGGGACAAGGCGAGGGCAGAGTCCATCGTCGCCAAATGCCTGGGTAAACCGGCCCAGGTCACCGAGACGCAGAAGCCTTCCAGCCAAGGGGCGCCGCAGCTTTACGATCTTACCAGCTTGCAGCGCGAGGCCAATGCCCGCTTCGGCTTCTCGGCCAAGAACACCCTGGGTTTGGCTCAGGCCCTCTACGAACGCCATAAGGTGCTCACCTATCCGCGTACCGACAGCCGCTATTTGCCCAACGATTACCTGGCCGTGGCCAAAGGCCTGATGGAGAGCCTTCAAGGCTCGGATTACGGGAAGTTCGCAAAGGAAGCCTTGGCAAAGGGTTATGTGCGCATGGACAAACGCATCTTCGATGATGCCAAGGTTTCCGACCATCATGCCATCATTCCAACGAACGTGATGCCTGGGGAACTTTCCGAACCGGAGCGCCGGATCTACCAAACCGTAGTGCAACGTTTCCTGGCCATTTTCTTCCCGCCGGCGCGCTTCCTCAATACCACCCGCATCTCCATCGTGGAAGGCGAGCATTTCCGCACCGAAGGCAAGGTCTTGGAAGAGCCCGGTTGGAAAGCCATCTACGGCATCGACAAGCAAGAAGAAGCCATCCTGACTCCGCTGAAGGCAGGCGCCAAGTACGTCGCGAAGGACGTCACCCTCAAGCAGGACGCCACGCGGCCGCCGCCCCGGCTCAACGAATCGACCCTGCTTTCCTTCATGGAAAGCGCGGGCAAGTACGTGGAAGACGAGGCTCTGGCGGACGCCATGAAGGAGCGCGGCCTGGGGACGCCGGCTACGCGCGCGGCCATCATCGAAGGACTCTTGTACGATAAGTACATCGTGCGGGAAGGCAAGGAATTGGTGCCCACCGCCAAGGGCGCCGACCTCATGAGGCTGCTCTCCGCCATCGGCATCGAGGAACTGGTCTCGCCGGAATTGACGGGCGGATGGGAGTTCAAGCTCAACCGGATCGAGCGCGGCCTGTATACGCGTCCCGAATTCATGAAGGAGATCGTGGACCTGGCCAGGTCCATCGTTTCCAAGATCAAAGGCTACGACGAGGACAAGGACAAGAAGGAAGCGCCCTTCGGCAATCCCATCGACGGAAAGCCGATGTACGAGACCCTGACCCGCTACGAGTCCGCCGACGGCGAGATCATGATCCGCAAGGTTTTGGGCGGGCGCCAGATGAGCGAGGCCGAGGTGTTCGAGCTGTTGCAGAAGCGCCAGATTGGGCCGCTGCAAGGCTTTCGCAGCAAGGCGGGGAAACCCTTCACGGCCGTGCTCAAGCTCAACGAGAAGAACAAGGTCGAATTCGTCTTCGACGACACCGCTTCCGGCGCGGACGGGCAGCCCCTGGACATCTCCAAGGAAGAGCCCGTCGGCATTTCCCCCGTGGACGGGACCAAGGTATACGAGACCTTGACCGGTTATGTTTCGGAAAGCGCCCTCAACGGGGACAAGACGGGCCTCAAGATCAACAAGATGATCCTGGGCAAGACCCTGGACCGAGCGATCATCCAGCGCCTGCTGTCGTTGGAACGGACCGATCTGATCAAGGGCTTCCAATCCTCCAAGACCAGGCGGTTCTTCGACGCCTACTTGAAGCTTTCCAAAGAGGGGAAGATCTCCTTCGAGTTCCCGCCCCGGGAATTCAAAGGCCGCGGCAAAAAAAAGGCCGTCGAATCCCAAGGGGACGGCGCGGAATCCCCGGCCGAGGCCGCCGAAGCGGGTTGA
- a CDS encoding recombinase family protein — protein MSIPTKNTKALIYCSVWPDEGQERTLASQSVDLQTYCVLQGLEVVDIVTDVGPGAKGRMRSGLERILSRTMQEGIGHIVVQDVNRIGRGSREVLTFLRDTFDSGRTEIHVTAWKLTSASAEFARMTSIAGEILALDHADPARELAARSEKFRLKPLWTKLFGMLQDERYAEVLIRALFQLKDSVRLSEREYNAVHGGYDHLNMFRALGFRIKGEKTDNTKLVTDVLVRYWDKLKLHLSADLHRIIEGSETASQL, from the coding sequence ATGAGCATACCTACCAAGAATACCAAGGCTTTGATCTACTGTTCGGTTTGGCCGGACGAAGGCCAGGAACGGACTCTGGCTTCGCAGTCGGTCGACCTCCAGACCTATTGCGTGCTGCAGGGCCTGGAAGTGGTGGACATCGTCACCGACGTGGGACCGGGCGCCAAAGGGCGGATGCGCTCCGGGCTGGAACGCATCCTGAGCCGCACCATGCAAGAAGGCATCGGGCATATCGTGGTGCAGGACGTGAACCGCATCGGCCGGGGGTCGCGCGAAGTGCTGACCTTCCTGCGGGACACCTTCGATTCCGGCCGTACCGAAATCCATGTCACCGCTTGGAAGCTGACCTCCGCCTCGGCGGAGTTCGCGCGCATGACGTCCATCGCCGGGGAAATCCTCGCTTTGGATCACGCCGACCCGGCCCGCGAATTGGCGGCTCGCTCGGAGAAGTTCCGCCTCAAGCCCTTGTGGACGAAGTTGTTCGGCATGCTCCAGGACGAGCGCTACGCCGAAGTGCTCATCCGCGCGCTGTTCCAATTGAAGGACAGCGTACGACTCTCCGAGAGGGAGTACAATGCCGTTCACGGCGGCTACGATCACTTGAACATGTTCCGCGCCTTGGGCTTCCGCATCAAGGGCGAGAAGACCGACAACACCAAGCTCGTAACCGACGTGCTGGTGCGCTACTGGGACAAGCTCAAGCTCCATCTCTCCGCGGACCTTCATCGGATCATCGAAGGATCCGAAACCGCCTCCCAGCTCTAG
- a CDS encoding glycosyltransferase family 4 protein, producing the protein MPKAGRARAAFVTTDFPPDIGGLQTYSYRIATSWPGGMLRAVIAGSDRPRRALPSPARGVALAWRRGRTRWRAFAWGLWTIPWFRFRHRTSLLLHMQWTTALPSLALRKLVPGTRYVVLVHGAELIDPERWLVGRLKHAVLSNADAVVAGSLHTAEIVSQLGIRCRRLEVIPYGNPLEGRRDPPPGEGIPPVTPGPRLLCMHRLVPRKGTALLLEALAGLKDRAWGLDIVGRGEEEGSLKALVAKLKLRDRIRFLPSVDEDGKMRLLRESSLFILPSLPPVSNNHVEGLGLTLLEAQSQGLPVLAARTGGIPEAVREGRTGILFRAGDALDLREKLAWSLASQEKLREMGKAGPGWVRENFSWERSLEKLRALLEEIAG; encoded by the coding sequence ATGCCAAAAGCCGGGCGCGCGCGAGCCGCCTTCGTCACCACCGATTTCCCTCCCGATATCGGCGGGCTGCAAACCTATTCCTATCGCATCGCCACCTCCTGGCCCGGAGGCATGCTGCGCGCCGTCATCGCCGGTAGCGATCGCCCGCGGCGCGCTTTGCCATCGCCCGCGCGGGGCGTGGCTCTCGCCTGGCGCCGGGGGCGCACGCGCTGGAGGGCCTTCGCCTGGGGGCTATGGACCATCCCCTGGTTCCGCTTCCGCCATCGGACCTCGCTGCTCTTGCATATGCAATGGACCACCGCCCTTCCCTCCCTCGCGCTCCGCAAGCTGGTACCCGGCACGCGCTACGTTGTCCTGGTGCACGGCGCCGAATTGATCGATCCCGAAAGATGGCTGGTGGGTCGGCTCAAGCATGCGGTGCTGTCGAACGCGGACGCCGTGGTGGCCGGTTCGCTGCATACGGCCGAAATCGTTTCCCAACTCGGCATCCGCTGCCGCCGCCTGGAAGTCATCCCTTACGGCAATCCCCTGGAAGGCAGGCGCGATCCGCCTCCGGGTGAGGGTATCCCGCCGGTTACCCCCGGTCCCCGCCTATTGTGCATGCACCGCCTGGTCCCGCGCAAAGGCACGGCTCTGCTGCTCGAAGCCTTGGCCGGGCTGAAGGATCGGGCCTGGGGCCTGGACATCGTGGGCCGCGGCGAAGAAGAAGGATCGCTTAAGGCCCTCGTCGCCAAGCTGAAGCTCCGCGATCGGATCCGCTTCCTGCCCTCCGTGGACGAGGACGGAAAGATGCGGCTCTTGCGCGAGTCCAGCTTGTTCATTTTGCCCAGCCTGCCCCCCGTGTCGAACAACCACGTGGAGGGGTTGGGGCTTACCTTGCTGGAAGCCCAAAGCCAGGGCCTGCCGGTCCTTGCCGCCCGCACCGGCGGCATCCCGGAGGCGGTCCGGGAAGGACGCACCGGCATCCTGTTCCGCGCCGGGGACGCGCTGGACCTGAGGGAAAAGCTGGCCTGGTCGCTGGCCTCGCAGGAAAAGCTAA